Proteins found in one Triticum aestivum cultivar Chinese Spring chromosome 4D, IWGSC CS RefSeq v2.1, whole genome shotgun sequence genomic segment:
- the LOC123097490 gene encoding uncharacterized protein, with the protein MVVLVRSRACRSWSSRPSFGSTSPPPRPRPSGAGAAMDQTTSGSASTGGTTASSSLAVVPDLCFGDSQNSQELQESNAGQLWWSEGLRAPNHHTVPTPTSHLRWTDGQWSIQAILIKWSNTMGGPMLLQHF; encoded by the exons atggtggtgCTAGTCCGAAGCAGAGCGTGTCGGAGCTGGAGTTCGAGGCCTTCATTCGGCAGCACATCACCGCCGCCGAGGCCGAGGCCTAGCGGGGCAGGCGCGGCCATGGACCAGACGACATCGGGTTCGGCGAGCACGGGTGGGACGACGGCATCTTCTTCCCTGGCGGTGGTGCCAGACCTCTGCTTCGGTGACTCG CAGAACTCCCAGGAGCTGCAAGAGAGCAACGCCGGCCAATTGTGGTGGTCTGAAGGCCTCCGGGCGCCAAACCACCACACAGTCCCGACGCCGACCAGCCATCTCCG GTGGACAGATGGACAATGGTCAATCCAAGCAATTCTGATCAAGTGGAGTAACACAATGGGAGGACCCATGTTGCTGCAACACTTCTGA
- the LOC123097488 gene encoding uncharacterized protein isoform X2, whose amino-acid sequence MSLSTLSRAIVRVQKKHGIRKERIGEESTWMLSRFYPILEGEVYSHKNAISRFAAKLTQVAVLRSPQPLGSSFSMRELETFSSPSAQTKRIAAISARGSSTHHSHPLLRQHSSIRTAERSCGIKTETHYRI is encoded by the exons ATGAGCCTCTCCACCCTCTCCCGCGCGATTGTCCGggtccag AAAAAACATGGTATCAGAAAAGAACGAATAGGGGAAGAGTCAACATGGATGTTGTCCCGGTTTTATCCCATCCTGGAG GGTGAAGTCTACAGCCACAAGAACGCCATCAGCAGGTTCGCGGCGAAGCTCACGCAGGTCGCCGTGTTGAGGA GCCCGCAGCCTCTTGGATCCAGCTTCAGTATGAGGGAGCTGGAGACATTTTCTTCCCCAAGCGCGCAAACCAAACGCATCGCCGCTATTTCTGCGCGAGGCAGCTCAACACATCATTCACATCCTCTACTGCGGCAACATTCTTCAATTCGAACTGCAG AACGGAGCTGTGGCATTAAGACAGAAACCCACTATCGAATTTGA
- the LOC123097488 gene encoding uncharacterized protein isoform X4 has product MSLSTLSRAIVRVQKKHGIRKERIGEESTWMLSRFYPILEGEVYSHKNAISRFAAKLTQVAVLRKRSCGIKTETHYRI; this is encoded by the exons ATGAGCCTCTCCACCCTCTCCCGCGCGATTGTCCGggtccag AAAAAACATGGTATCAGAAAAGAACGAATAGGGGAAGAGTCAACATGGATGTTGTCCCGGTTTTATCCCATCCTGGAG GGTGAAGTCTACAGCCACAAGAACGCCATCAGCAGGTTCGCGGCGAAGCTCACGCAGGTCGCCGTGTTGAGGA AACGGAGCTGTGGCATTAAGACAGAAACCCACTATCGAATTTGA
- the LOC123097488 gene encoding uncharacterized protein isoform X3, whose product MSLSTLSRAIVRVQKKHGIRKERIGEESTWMLSRFYPILEPQERHQQVRGEAHAGRRVEEPAASWIQLQYEGAGDIFFPKRANQTHRRYFCARQLNTSFTSSTAATFFNSNCRTELWH is encoded by the exons ATGAGCCTCTCCACCCTCTCCCGCGCGATTGTCCGggtccag AAAAAACATGGTATCAGAAAAGAACGAATAGGGGAAGAGTCAACATGGATGTTGTCCCGGTTTTATCCCATCCTGGAG CCACAAGAACGCCATCAGCAGGTTCGCGGCGAAGCTCACGCAGGTCGCCGTGTTGAGGA GCCCGCAGCCTCTTGGATCCAGCTTCAGTATGAGGGAGCTGGAGACATTTTCTTCCCCAAGCGCGCAAACCAAACGCATCGCCGCTATTTCTGCGCGAGGCAGCTCAACACATCATTCACATCCTCTACTGCGGCAACATTCTTCAATTCGAACTGCAG AACGGAGCTGTGGCATTAA
- the LOC123097488 gene encoding probable protein transport Sec1a isoform X1, whose translation MSLSTLSRAIVRVQKKHGIRKERIGEESTWMLSRFYPILEWKQRELTLEGGTTNPQNAPEATGRRRSGQQQLGPIDDNEKSRGLQEAKCGNQRAGQPEVQQQQRTSGVAAEKRGKNESKKKPKSVKRKRDTKSLACSKLSGCVQHAYI comes from the exons ATGAGCCTCTCCACCCTCTCCCGCGCGATTGTCCGggtccag AAAAAACATGGTATCAGAAAAGAACGAATAGGGGAAGAGTCAACATGGATGTTGTCCCGGTTTTATCCCATCCTGGAG TGGAAGCAAAGAGAACTTACATTGGAAGGAGGCACAACGAATCCGCAGAACGCTCCAGAAGCAACTGGAAGGCGACGGAGCGGACAACAGCAGCTTGGACCAATAGATGACAACGAAAAAAGCAGAGGCCTACAGGAGGCAAAATGCGGCAATCAGCGAGCGG GTCAACCCGAAGTGCAGCAGCAACAAAGAACCAGCGGAGTTGCAGCAGAAAAGAGAGGCAAAAATGAAAGCAAGAAGAAACCCAAATCAGTGAAAAGGAAACGGGATACTAAAAGCTTAGCCTGTTCAAAGCTTTCTGGGTGTGTACAACATGCATATATTTAG